In the genome of Deltaproteobacteria bacterium, one region contains:
- a CDS encoding pirin family protein has translation MTVIRTIRKVWRSRPTIEGAGVHLKRAFGNQEAPRLDPFLLLDDFRSDDPSKYLPGFPWHPHRGIETITYVLQGDVEHGESMGNRGDITAGDVQWMTAGSGIVHQEMPRGDAQGRMGGFQLWANLPASHKMMDPRYRDVKRSEIPEVSMAGGAKVKIVCGRVNGVQGPVRDIVTDPEYLDVAVPKGASFTHSIKRDHTVFAYVIEGSACFDPGRDPYARETLVHYGEGDAVSITAEKEPVRFLLVSGKPIGEPVAWYGPIVMNTSEEIRIAFEEYRKGTFIKHR, from the coding sequence ATGACGGTCATAAGAACGATCCGGAAGGTGTGGCGGTCCAGGCCGACGATCGAAGGGGCGGGCGTTCACCTCAAGCGGGCCTTCGGCAACCAGGAGGCGCCCCGTCTCGACCCCTTCCTGCTCCTCGACGATTTCCGCTCGGACGACCCCTCGAAATATCTTCCCGGGTTCCCCTGGCACCCGCACCGGGGGATCGAGACGATCACCTACGTTCTCCAGGGGGACGTGGAGCACGGGGAGAGCATGGGAAACCGGGGCGACATCACCGCGGGCGACGTCCAGTGGATGACCGCGGGCAGCGGCATCGTCCACCAAGAGATGCCCAGGGGCGACGCCCAGGGCCGCATGGGGGGATTCCAGCTCTGGGCCAACCTTCCCGCCTCCCACAAGATGATGGACCCGCGGTACCGGGACGTGAAGCGCAGCGAGATTCCCGAAGTCTCCATGGCGGGCGGCGCGAAGGTGAAGATTGTCTGCGGACGGGTAAACGGCGTGCAGGGGCCGGTCCGGGACATCGTCACCGACCCCGAGTACCTCGACGTCGCCGTCCCGAAGGGGGCGAGTTTCACCCACTCGATCAAGAGGGACCACACGGTCTTCGCTTACGTCATCGAGGGGAGCGCCTGCTTCGACCCGGGCCGGGATCCGTACGCCCGCGAGACCCTCGTCCACTACGGCGAAGGCGACGCCGTCTCCATCACCGCCGAAAAGGAGCCGGTTCGCTTTCTCCTCGTGTCCGGCAAACCGATCGGCGAGCCGGTAGCATGGTACGGCCCCATCGTGATGAACACCTCCGAGGAGATCCGGATCGCATTCGAAGAGTACCGGAAAGGGACCTTCATCAAGCACCGGTAA
- a CDS encoding ATP-binding protein, translating into MSGTVGWLLVAPVPRETVSTFLLIAGFFLSYCVLMYTLLFFRFDRKRDIYRLFLLFDLAFVYLLIVNSGGFASSFFIGFYLLTTLHAFYYGYRSGLAVAVVCTAVYLLAGLRVSAIEPIDFLLRISFLFLIALPIGLLSVILRRDKEKIESLNRDLAESLETMKHLQGKLVEVEKLSALGRLTADVAHEIRNPLTAIGGFAKRLEKRLPENTAEKEYAKIVVKEVARLERILRDTLTFSREAKYHLQYADMNHLLAGTEAKFGEVCREKRLLLAVRPAPDLPPCIVDEDQIRQALDNLVTNAIDAMTDGGTLTLATRTACENGTHHVVIDVSDTGPGISPDLLKRIFEPFYSTKEIGHGTGLGLSICKKIMEEHRGSIRVSAAPGGGAMFSLFIPYVPVDEIFKAQCWEIMRCGVEKIENAAERCPAFPNYGRICWSVAGTLSETKVHCAVAEKIGDCRKCTFYDIVKPSCPS; encoded by the coding sequence TTGTCGGGAACCGTCGGCTGGCTCCTCGTCGCACCTGTTCCCCGGGAAACCGTTTCTACATTCCTCTTGATCGCCGGATTCTTCCTCTCCTACTGCGTATTGATGTATACGCTCCTGTTTTTCCGATTCGACAGAAAGAGGGACATCTACCGGCTCTTTCTCCTGTTCGACCTTGCCTTCGTCTACCTCCTGATCGTGAATTCCGGCGGATTCGCCAGCAGCTTTTTCATAGGATTTTATCTTCTCACCACCTTGCATGCCTTCTATTACGGCTATCGAAGCGGCCTTGCGGTGGCCGTGGTGTGCACGGCGGTCTACCTTCTTGCGGGTCTTCGCGTCTCTGCAATCGAACCGATCGACTTTCTGCTCCGTATTTCCTTCCTTTTCCTCATCGCACTCCCGATCGGGCTGCTCTCGGTGATCCTTCGCAGGGACAAGGAGAAGATCGAATCGCTCAACCGGGACCTGGCCGAGTCACTTGAAACCATGAAGCACCTTCAAGGGAAGCTCGTGGAAGTGGAGAAGTTATCGGCACTCGGAAGGCTCACCGCCGACGTGGCTCATGAGATCCGCAACCCCCTGACGGCGATCGGTGGGTTCGCAAAGCGCCTGGAGAAGCGCCTTCCGGAGAATACCGCGGAAAAAGAGTACGCAAAGATTGTCGTCAAGGAAGTGGCGCGGCTCGAACGGATCCTTCGGGATACGCTGACCTTTTCCCGGGAGGCGAAGTATCATCTCCAATACGCGGACATGAACCATCTTCTCGCCGGGACGGAAGCGAAGTTCGGCGAAGTCTGTCGGGAGAAGCGTCTCCTCCTCGCGGTTCGTCCGGCACCAGACCTGCCACCCTGTATCGTCGACGAAGACCAGATCCGGCAGGCCCTCGACAATCTGGTGACCAACGCGATCGACGCGATGACCGATGGCGGAACGCTGACTCTGGCGACAAGGACAGCTTGCGAGAACGGGACCCACCACGTGGTCATCGATGTTTCCGATACAGGGCCGGGCATCTCACCTGACCTTCTCAAAAGGATATTCGAGCCCTTCTATTCCACCAAGGAGATAGGCCACGGCACGGGCCTGGGCCTCTCCATCTGCAAGAAGATCATGGAGGAACACCGCGGATCGATCCGGGTGTCCGCGGCACCGGGAGGAGGCGCGATGTTCAGCCTCTTCATCCCGTATGTTCCTGTGGATGAGATATTCAAAGCGCAGTGCTGGGAAATCATGCGCTGTGGCGTGGAGAAGATCGAGAATGCCGCGGAGAGGTGCCCGGCTTTCCCGAATTACGGGCGGATTTGCTGGTCCGTGGCAGGGACTTTATCCGAGACGAAGGTTCATTGCGCCGTGGCAGAGAAGATCGGCGACTGCCGCAAGTGCACATTCTACGATATCGTCAAGCCTTCATGCCCCAGTTAG
- a CDS encoding coiled coil domain-containing protein — protein MEEGKKAVTVKMERLEEQLREWGVDLEKLKFRANKAKTDVKTEIDREVSTLRAKVNEAQKKLEELKTAGGAASSDMKKGVENAWAELKKAFDSARAKFK, from the coding sequence ATGGAAGAGGGGAAAAAGGCAGTTACGGTAAAGATGGAAAGGTTGGAAGAACAACTGAGAGAATGGGGTGTTGACCTTGAGAAGTTAAAGTTCAGGGCGAATAAGGCCAAAACCGATGTGAAAACCGAGATCGACCGGGAGGTTTCCACTTTGCGCGCCAAGGTGAATGAGGCGCAGAAGAAACTTGAGGAGCTGAAAACGGCGGGCGGGGCCGCTTCCTCGGATATGAAGAAAGGCGTCGAGAACGCATGGGCGGAACTGAAGAAGGCGTTCGACAGCGCCAGGGCGAAATTCAAGTGA
- a CDS encoding YdbL family protein: MERPAHRFSFSVLAVLALIAGCVTVNVYFPAAQVEKTAEKIVDEVYQEKKEPPKQEPTEKPRSSNEGDAFRGIVRLARFGPAPAFAEEATSVSNAAIRGLKEQIGRRHTELLPFYQQGQAGITRDGFLEVRGTSGLGLPQVAALKRLVDADNAARRQLYEEVAKALNLKPEQVSQVRKIFAKQWRDKAQAGWAVQADDGQWGSK, translated from the coding sequence ATGGAACGACCGGCGCATCGCTTTTCTTTTTCCGTCCTGGCGGTTCTCGCGCTCATCGCAGGGTGCGTCACGGTAAACGTCTACTTCCCTGCCGCGCAGGTGGAGAAGACGGCCGAGAAGATCGTGGACGAGGTCTACCAGGAAAAGAAGGAACCTCCAAAGCAGGAGCCGACGGAAAAACCGCGGTCGTCGAACGAAGGAGACGCATTCCGCGGCATCGTGCGACTTGCCCGCTTCGGGCCCGCCCCGGCCTTCGCCGAGGAAGCCACGAGCGTGAGCAACGCGGCGATCCGCGGGCTGAAGGAGCAGATCGGCCGGCGGCACACGGAGTTGCTCCCCTTCTATCAGCAAGGCCAGGCGGGGATCACCCGGGACGGATTCCTGGAGGTCCGGGGGACGAGCGGCCTGGGGTTGCCTCAGGTGGCGGCCCTGAAGAGACTCGTCGACGCCGACAACGCCGCTCGCCGCCAACTCTACGAAGAGGTGGCGAAAGCCCTCAACCTGAAACCGGAGCAGGTGTCCCAAGTCCGGAAGATCTTTGCGAAGCAGTGGAGGGATAAGGCCCAAGCCGGCTGGGCGGTCCAGGCGGACGACGGCCAGTGGGGGAGCAAGTAA
- a CDS encoding dodecin family protein, giving the protein MESGLHVGKVVEITAASTKSFEDAIAVGIDRASKTFCDRLVAGTNPKRKE; this is encoded by the coding sequence ATGGAGTCGGGTCTTCACGTAGGGAAAGTGGTCGAAATCACGGCAGCGTCGACGAAAAGCTTCGAAGATGCCATCGCCGTGGGAATCGACCGCGCATCGAAAACCTTTTGTGACCGACTTGTGGCAGGGACGAACCCGAAACGAAAGGAATGA
- a CDS encoding TRIC cation channel family protein — protein MNQESLFLLFDLVGTFAFAMSGAFKAIRKNLDLLGILILGFATAMGGGVIRDALLHRTPVAFTTNLYALFALLGCLLAVAWHYIAKGRRFLDEDRVFLLVDALGLAIFAVIGASAGAEAGLKPWSVVVLAALTGAGGGAIRDLLVLEIPMVLHADFYATAALLGGLSFVLLSAAGFQPSVVSAAAFLTTLLLRTAAIFLGWSLPKLR, from the coding sequence ATGAACCAGGAATCGTTGTTCCTGCTCTTCGACCTCGTGGGGACCTTCGCGTTCGCGATGTCCGGAGCGTTCAAGGCGATCCGGAAAAACCTCGACCTCCTCGGCATCCTCATCCTCGGGTTTGCAACCGCCATGGGCGGCGGTGTCATCCGGGATGCCCTCCTTCATCGCACCCCGGTTGCCTTCACCACGAACCTGTACGCCCTGTTCGCCCTCCTGGGTTGCCTGCTGGCGGTTGCATGGCATTACATCGCGAAGGGGAGGAGGTTCCTGGATGAAGACCGGGTCTTTCTCCTTGTGGACGCGCTCGGATTGGCCATCTTCGCCGTGATCGGCGCTTCCGCGGGCGCTGAGGCGGGGTTGAAGCCGTGGAGCGTCGTGGTGCTCGCGGCCTTGACCGGCGCGGGAGGCGGGGCGATCCGTGACCTCCTCGTCCTGGAAATCCCGATGGTGCTGCACGCCGACTTCTACGCCACCGCGGCGCTGCTGGGGGGCCTCTCCTTCGTCCTTCTTTCCGCGGCGGGGTTCCAGCCCTCCGTCGTTTCGGCCGCCGCGTTCCTCACGACGCTTTTGTTGCGGACCGCCGCAATCTTCCTGGGCTGGAGCCTCCCCAAACTTCGGTAG
- a CDS encoding efflux RND transporter periplasmic adaptor subunit: MLYSLIVASLLHGCSPGGRPPPKEPPKGVPVTIGSAVQKSIPIQARAIGTVEAYSTVSVKTMVGGQILKVGFSEGQDVRKGDLLFKIDSAPYEAALKMAEAARARDMALKDNAEKEVRRYASLVEKNLVPRQQYDQFASSAAALDATVQADTAAVENARVQLAYCFIRSPIDGRTGNLLVQQGNVVKANDATLVIINQVIPIRVSFSVPEQSLADVRKYKAAGTLKVEAVPQDGKADPVPGTLSFIGNAVDQATGTIQLKGTFPNTDRRLWPGQFANVVLTLTVRSGAVVVPSQAIQTGQQGQYVFVVRPDLTVEARPITAGEVFEGGTLIVKGVLAGEKVVTDGQLRLVPGAKVEARKGTGG; this comes from the coding sequence GTGCTTTATTCCCTGATCGTCGCATCCCTTCTCCACGGCTGCTCTCCCGGTGGCCGACCCCCCCCGAAGGAACCGCCGAAGGGTGTCCCGGTAACGATCGGTTCCGCGGTTCAGAAGAGCATTCCCATCCAGGCCCGCGCGATCGGGACGGTGGAGGCGTATTCCACCGTTTCCGTCAAGACCATGGTCGGCGGCCAGATCCTGAAGGTCGGTTTTTCGGAAGGGCAGGACGTACGGAAGGGGGACCTCCTGTTCAAGATCGACTCCGCGCCTTACGAGGCGGCCCTCAAGATGGCCGAAGCGGCCCGCGCGCGGGACATGGCTCTGAAGGACAACGCGGAAAAGGAGGTTCGCCGCTACGCTTCCCTGGTCGAGAAGAACCTCGTCCCCCGACAGCAGTATGACCAGTTCGCCTCCTCCGCCGCAGCCCTCGATGCCACCGTCCAGGCCGATACCGCCGCCGTCGAGAACGCACGCGTACAGCTCGCCTATTGCTTTATCCGGTCCCCGATCGACGGCCGGACCGGGAACCTCCTTGTCCAGCAGGGGAACGTCGTAAAGGCGAACGACGCGACTCTCGTAATCATCAACCAGGTCATCCCCATCCGCGTTTCCTTCTCCGTCCCGGAGCAATCCCTGGCGGACGTCAGGAAATACAAGGCGGCCGGCACGCTGAAGGTCGAGGCGGTGCCGCAGGATGGGAAGGCGGACCCGGTGCCGGGCACCCTCTCCTTTATCGGAAACGCGGTCGACCAGGCTACGGGGACGATCCAGCTGAAAGGAACCTTCCCGAACACCGACAGGCGCCTGTGGCCGGGCCAATTCGCCAACGTGGTCCTGACGCTGACCGTGCGGTCCGGCGCCGTCGTCGTCCCCTCCCAGGCGATCCAGACCGGGCAGCAGGGACAGTACGTGTTCGTCGTCCGGCCCGACCTCACCGTGGAAGCGCGCCCCATTACCGCCGGAGAGGTCTTCGAGGGCGGGACGCTCATCGTGAAGGGAGTCCTTGCCGGGGAAAAGGTCGTGACCGACGGGCAGCTCCGGCTTGTCCCGGGCGCCAAGGTGGAGGCAAGGAAAGGGACGGGCGGGTAG